The genomic DNA tttttggctttttaaGAAACCCTTTACCCTAAATCTCAAGAAAACCTAGTTATGTAAAGAAAACTTTGGGATTCATTTTACAGAACAGATCAAAAGAACAGTATATATAAAACCCAAagaaaaacatgtttcaaacaagAAATTTTTCCATCAGAAAATGTCTTTCAAAGAATCAAATCATGGAAACCAAACACCAAACTAGGGTTGAACATACTACACTGGTTAGAACATAGCCAGGTCTCTATATTTATTGGTCTGTCACTTATCACATCAAACTCTCTCTATATATAAAATCTAATCCAGGTTGTGGTATAGCTGCTTATTCAACATTAGTGATTCCAGATATATGATAATCTACAACTGGACAACTTCTTGTCTCCTTCTTAGTGTCCATATCAAATCATGTCTTTTTTCCCCCTTTAATTGAAACTAACAACATTTCACTGTTCTTTAGGGTTCTTGTAAAGATCCCCATTATTGCACCCATGAAGAAATGGAAGaaaattatgtatgtatatatgcacCATTGAAGAACAGACACAAAACTTGATCTGCAAATTGAAACTTAATTTGTCACAAATGGTTTATGGAAAGTACAATCAAAGACAAATTGGATGTTATAAATCACATAGATCTAAATTACTACAAATAGTAGACAGTGGTTTTCTTCTACTGATCTAAAATGATATATGGATATATAGGGATATAGGGTAATTATCCATTAatggaaaaaaagagagaaatacctgacaaaaataacaaaaggaaATAAGCTTTTTTAAGACATTATggtttatataacataaattaaacaaacatatgaggaaaaaaaaaccatttttgtTCCCATGCAGCTCTTCTTGATACTTGAACATATATATATGGTTTTTTTTGCTTACTGATTTGGTGGTGGAAGAGATGCAGGATTATGAGGGGGACgtttccttttcttcttctcgTAGCTTATGCCTCTAGCTTTAGCTTGTGAATCACGGACTTCACGTAGGTAAAGCCTAACAGCACGAGCACCAAAGGGGTTAGCTTCAGGCTTGCCGCCGTGTTCCTCGAAGGCGGCACGGAGGCGACCGATGAGAGCATCGAGGCTTCCCCAAGCTTGACGGAGAGGACAAGGGCATGGGGCTGGAGGGTTAGGGTGGCCAAAGAAAGGGCAAAGTGGGTTATGGACTTTGGTTTTCCCGAACTGGTCTAGGTACCGGAGGAATTCAAGGACGTGGGCGCCGCTGCAACGGGAAAGGGAGAGAGGAGGGCGGTGGTTACAGAGGTATTGACCGAAGGTGTTCCAGTCACGGCGCTTTTGGTTCTCGTAACGGCTGAGAGTTGTGGTCGGGGAAGTGGAGGAGCTGGAAGAGGAAGAAAGGGAGGAGACTGATAAAGGGTTTCCGTTGGTAGTGGTCGTGGCGGCGGACGCTGCGCTCACGGTGGTCATCGAAAGAGGGAAAATCGGTGTTAAAGCAACGGAAGGGTTTCCAGTGGTTTCGAAACCCTGAAGAGAATCCATATCGAGAAAAAGACAAAAAATGCAAATGAGATGATGATTCCTTAAATGATCAGAAACAGATCAAGAGAAACCAAAGGAGAAACATGAAGATGAACAGTAGTTTGTGAAATCTCAAACTTGTCTGAAAAACACCATGATATTGTAAGAAAAATAAACAGCCCAAAAAGTGTTTGAAGAAAACAGGTAGGTTTTTCACCTACGaatactcaaaaaaaaaaaaaaaagcgaaCCGCCATAGGATAAAGAGGAGAAAAAGGGCAGTAAAggggtttaaagaagaagaagtcgattgataatttgatatatatataaccTAAGGGTAAAGCAAAGCAGCTAGGTCTAGTGAGTATTCCATTGTTTTCTTTGAGGTTTGTTTGAACATTTTTTGTTTGATCAATCCTAGAAAACATCATATGATCATGTCTTAATGTGGtagcttttatttatcttttttaaaCTCTCAGTAAAACTCTGAGTTCACTGCAAAAATTTTGATGACACTGACTGGAACTGGTAATATTAACATGGGGTAAAAGTTAAAAAAACATTGTCTAGGGTTTTTATGGGAAATGGAAAAAATATGTGCAGTTAGCTTTGTTTTCTTTGATTTTGCGTTGGTTTTATAGTGTATTGATTgaattttatattgaatttggTGAAAACCTTGAAGAATCGAATACAAGTCAGattaattataacataaaattcaatcaatataatataaaaaagttaaaaatttaaaattaattcaaaaaaatttaaataaaaaccacACATGACATGCACATCCAAACCTATATATCGCAATTACGAATTGCAATATTCAAATTCTAGCCCGCAAACAGTAATGGTGGTCGGAGTGtactttcaaatttttaaaaatttatttctcctttgaattttctaaaaaattaattagaatctgtaattttggaaaattttcattatatatacattttttaaaattaattaaattcttttaaaatatttaaaattttcattaatctCACCGTTTTAAATCTTTTAATTAGataccaatttttaaaaaaatttataaaactaAATCTCAAAGTTGCAGCTTAACCTTGAAAGAGTGTTTTTTAACAGTGAGGTAAAagcaaagagagaaaagaaaggtgaTTGATTGAGACAGCATAAAGTTATTgggttaaaaaataaaattgagggaataatatgattttgtttcttccactttttttttttttcattgatTGACAACACCTTTTTTATTAAATAGACTACAATGCCCTTCACTGACTTGCTTGCAATTTGCATCATCTGAAAGCATCAGTCCATCAAGAAACAGTTTCCCTAATTGATGTGTGCCAATAGTTGAAACCCTAATGCTTTTGCCTGTCATTCAAATTATCACACcaaatcaattatatatatatatttttatatgtattttcattctttttattatttatatctaATTTTATTCCAGCCGAAGACggtcttaaaatttaaaatttttattcaatttatttatgattttattttaaaaatagcatctaataaattttaaatttaaatgcaATTCCTCTATGTCTATTAAAACTTACTTCTTATTTTGCTTTAAGGAGCTAACTAATTAGGTCGGAGAGTCTTAAAtcaacttaattttttaaaaacttaaaaatcatatTCAATAATTTTAGGTATAATTCTAAGTTATGTCCTTAACGTGTgcatttttgtcaatttgatctttatttttttattaaatttaactttcaatcttttaaaagagttaaatttattcatcaacatttcaaaagtatcaAGTTGTTTTTAAACGAAATactaaat from Gossypium arboreum isolate Shixiya-1 chromosome 9, ASM2569848v2, whole genome shotgun sequence includes the following:
- the LOC108456004 gene encoding protein LIGHT-DEPENDENT SHORT HYPOCOTYLS 4, with product MDSLQGFETTGNPSVALTPIFPLSMTTVSAASAATTTTNGNPLSVSSLSSSSSSSTSPTTTLSRYENQKRRDWNTFGQYLCNHRPPLSLSRCSGAHVLEFLRYLDQFGKTKVHNPLCPFFGHPNPPAPCPCPLRQAWGSLDALIGRLRAAFEEHGGKPEANPFGARAVRLYLREVRDSQAKARGISYEKKKRKRPPHNPASLPPPNQ